In Telopea speciosissima isolate NSW1024214 ecotype Mountain lineage chromosome 10, Tspe_v1, whole genome shotgun sequence, the DNA window caacaaatggaatctctcaggtCTAAGGGTTATCGAGTGACGGGTAAGTATATCAAATACACAACCAGTAGCAATACATTAGATATACGTACCAGATTCTTATCTATACACGTTCTCGACGTGTACCCACATCCATGCACCAAAATCTCCATTTCTCGTGACATGCAATATGGAAACCATAAACAGGATGTCTAGTCCCATTCCCAGTTCAGACCAGTTTTAGGTTAACAcctatggaacattcttataagcccaaataaaataataatatgtaaatattaaatttaataatttaataattcgagtttgatggacacacatttCCAACAGCGATTACCCTCAATTGTTAAAAAACATGTGTGATATGGATGAATCTTAACAGGTAGATCATATCCATGGCCCCTTATCAATAGTGGATGTAGAGGCTGATAATACGACCCCCGCAATAGAGCCGATAGGACGTTGTCAGGGTTTTATTGTCAACGGTCTACACTACTTCCCATTGGATAGGAAATGGACACAGGTAGTGAGGGGGCACTGCGATAGTGGGTCATCTCTCATGATATTGTGATTCAGTCCGATTTGATAAGAAAACacatgacttgagtgtgtgtcagccgataggatctggacatgacactcaggtggccaatGATATTGGAAGCCTTGGAGTCAGACAACATAGTCCACCAAATCACCGTATGTGGAATGATTCCCGATATGGTAAGTTGTGTGTGCAAGGATTTGTTTGTTCCAATTCACTTTACAAGATAAGAGGGATTCTTGAATTGTGAAAAACCATTGTCTATGTTTTGCCCACTAGAATTCGATGGTTTTGCTTTTTATGTGCATCCTTTTGATTATgtcttgtacatgtgtagatatTTGTGCGATGACGGCCTCCGTTAACTCTACCCTCCTGACCCTTATCAATGACTACAAACTGAAAGGACTCGACTGGCATTAGAATATTATGTTACTCTTGATTGCGGAACGTCTGTCTGCAGTTCTTGATGAAGTGGCCCGTCAGAAACCTtttgatgatgattatgatcagCATGAAGCCTACAAATACTTTCATTCATGTGATTCAAAGGCTAGTTATACATCCTTGGATCGGTTGATAAATCTATCACTGACTCTATGAAAGGCATAACCTCTGCCAAGGATATGATGGATAAGCTCAAGGAACTTTTCAGTCAAACTGATGTGCATGAGCACCATGAGCTTGTTGGTCTTATCCATAATACTAAGATGCAAGAGGGAACTCCAATCATCGATCATGTCATGAAGATGAGAAATTTGTTCGAGAAACTGGAAATCCTTGATACTTCCTTCACTCTTAAGTATAAAAGAAATGTGATCTTCAGCTCTCTCCCCATAGCATATAGCCCTTTTGTCTGCAACTTCAACATGAATAGGTTGGATGCTGAGCCGACTAAGGTGGGTAATATGTTACAAGAGGAGGAGAAAGCACTTAAGAAGGAAAAGGGTGAGGTCAATGCCACAGAAGTCCAAGGTTTTAATTCCAAGAATAAAGGGAAGAAGATCAAAGGCCAACAAGGATAAGACCCTTAAGGGCAAGGGTGAAAAGATACAGAAAAATTGCAGAACCCAAGGAGAAATGCTTCTTTTGTGGAAAGgatggtcattggaaaagaAATTGTCGTACTTACCTGGCTACTAAGAAGAAGTCGGATGAAAACCCTAACGAATCGTTTATGAGTCAAACTTATCTTTTGAACAATCTaactcttggttggtggatactGGATCCACTATCCATATGCAATATGTTGCAAGGGTTCAAAGTGATAAGAAGACTTAACAGGAATGAAGTGCGTCTaaggatgggcactggagctgaagccATGGCGATGGCCATTGGAGATTTTAGTTTAGTATTTGATTCTAGTATTATTTTGTTAAAGGATTGTTCTCAATTTGTTAAAGACGgttatagtttttcctttaatgttTCTCTGACAATTCATTTGAGCAATAAATCCAGTttctggatatatgcaaaatggtttgtattttctagattccTCTGTTAAAATGAATGAGGTTTCAAATGTCGATTTGAAACGTAAGAGAGCTCCAGTGAGTACTATATACCTATGACATCTCAGGTTAGGTCATATTAACTTAGATAGGATTAACATGATGGTTAAGGATGGAGCATTAGAAAGTCTAAAAGTCGAACCTTACCCAACCTGTGAATCGTGCCTTCATGATCAAGAagccctttagcaataaaggcgAGAGAGCCAGTGGTTTGTTAGAACttatacatactgatgtgtgtggacccatgaatATTCAAGCAAAATATGGTTTCGAATACTTTATTACTT includes these proteins:
- the LOC122643211 gene encoding uncharacterized protein LOC122643211, encoding MKGITSAKDMMDKLKELFSQTDVHEHHELVGLIHNTKMQEGTPIIDHVMKMRNLFEKLEILDTSFTLKYKRNVIFSSLPIAYSPFVCNFNMNRLDAEPTKVGNMLQEEEKALKKEKGEVNATEVQGFNSKNKGKKIKGQQG